One Nostoc sp. UHCC 0302 DNA window includes the following coding sequences:
- a CDS encoding LOG family protein, whose amino-acid sequence MTSSASFDTLEYLQADIADLIERLPTLKNRQFIKQVLDTILRLADSEIERLDWKILSAALADMEKGFQLFYAYRHVRKVTIFGSARLAPDTPEYQMALEFGRAVSQLGFMVMTGGGGGIMQAGHEGAGRENSFGLNIQLPFEQQANPIIEGDPKLIHFKYFFTRKLFLLKESDAVALFPGGFGTQDEAFECMTLSQTGKFGPVPLVLIDRPGGDYWQSWSEYIDKQLVQNGLVSPEDPSLYTVTDNLDVACDAITRFYQVYHSCRYVGEKLVIRLKTDVSDALVDQLNAEFNQILVKGRIEKSQALPQEAQDETMELPRLVLYFNQRDLGRLYQMIAAINQMGNPSPEDAAHPERK is encoded by the coding sequence ATGACCTCATCTGCGTCGTTTGACACATTAGAGTATCTTCAAGCCGATATCGCTGATTTAATCGAGCGTTTACCAACGTTAAAAAATCGGCAGTTTATCAAGCAAGTACTTGATACAATACTTCGTTTGGCCGATAGTGAAATTGAGCGTCTTGATTGGAAGATATTGTCGGCCGCTTTAGCAGATATGGAAAAGGGTTTCCAGCTTTTTTATGCTTACCGACACGTTCGTAAAGTCACTATTTTTGGTTCTGCTCGCCTAGCGCCAGACACACCAGAATATCAGATGGCGCTTGAGTTTGGTCGCGCTGTTTCTCAACTGGGATTCATGGTAATGACAGGCGGTGGTGGCGGCATTATGCAGGCAGGTCACGAAGGTGCTGGACGAGAAAATTCTTTTGGCTTAAACATTCAGTTACCATTTGAACAGCAAGCTAACCCGATTATTGAAGGTGATCCTAAGCTAATTCACTTTAAGTATTTCTTTACCCGTAAGCTATTTCTGCTCAAAGAAAGTGATGCTGTCGCTTTGTTTCCTGGTGGCTTTGGTACTCAAGACGAAGCTTTTGAATGCATGACATTGAGCCAAACTGGTAAATTCGGGCCCGTACCTCTAGTTTTAATTGACCGCCCTGGTGGTGATTACTGGCAGTCTTGGAGCGAATATATTGATAAGCAACTAGTGCAAAATGGTCTTGTGAGTCCCGAAGACCCTAGTCTTTATACAGTAACTGACAACCTAGATGTCGCCTGCGATGCCATTACCCGTTTTTATCAGGTTTATCACTCCTGTCGTTATGTGGGCGAGAAGTTAGTCATTCGGCTGAAGACAGATGTATCAGATGCGCTTGTAGACCAACTAAATGCTGAGTTCAATCAGATTCTTGTGAAAGGACGGATTGAAAAAAGTCAAGCATTGCCTCAAGAAGCGCAAGACGAAACAATGGAACTACCTCGTCTAGTTTTATACTTCAATCAGCGCGATTTAGGACGCTTGTATCAGATGATTGCGGCTATTAACCAGATGGGTAATCCTTCACCAGAAGATGCGGCACATCCAGAAAGAAAATAG
- a CDS encoding D-alanyl-D-alanine carboxypeptidase has translation MLELLGSGLMSLWLEMAGVQIKPLDALNALAWQSSPSLVLAPDPNPTGATTVQAYLKWLITSKLVAQNLTQSQGIWMQSGPMLMANHQGTTPLPAASLTKIATSLVALKTWGPDHQFETLVSATGPVVNGVLQGDLVMNGGGDPLFVWEEAIALGNTLNKMGIKQVKGNLVITGNFAMNFQRHPLLAGQMLKQSLNYKTWTRPANYIYSIMPKGTPKPQVVIAGTIKFAAQPNPQQTLLLRHHSLPLQQLIKEMNVFSNNDMAQMLADSVGGATVVQSTAANLARVPQTEIQLINGSGLGPENRISPRAVCAMFMAIQREAANHQLTLADLFPMSGFDHRGTLHARHIPAATVIKTGTLRDVSALAGVMPTRDRGLVWFAIINRGTNVSGFRSGQDKLLQSLVQQLQVASSVPADLTPHSAINSVPQLGTANRNEILYRS, from the coding sequence ATGCTGGAACTATTGGGTTCAGGTTTGATGTCGCTTTGGCTAGAAATGGCTGGTGTACAAATCAAGCCATTGGATGCTTTAAATGCACTGGCTTGGCAAAGTAGCCCTAGTCTGGTTCTAGCCCCTGATCCCAATCCAACTGGGGCTACTACAGTACAGGCATATTTAAAGTGGCTAATAACATCGAAACTGGTAGCACAGAACCTAACGCAGAGTCAGGGAATTTGGATGCAGTCTGGGCCCATGCTGATGGCCAATCATCAAGGTACAACACCTCTACCTGCTGCCTCTTTGACCAAAATTGCTACTTCACTTGTTGCTTTAAAAACATGGGGGCCAGACCACCAATTTGAGACGTTGGTAAGTGCTACAGGGCCAGTGGTAAATGGGGTTTTACAGGGCGATTTGGTAATGAATGGCGGTGGCGATCCTTTGTTTGTTTGGGAAGAAGCGATCGCTCTTGGTAATACCCTTAACAAGATGGGTATTAAGCAAGTAAAGGGAAATTTAGTAATTACTGGCAATTTTGCCATGAATTTTCAACGTCATCCTTTACTTGCGGGTCAAATGCTCAAGCAATCGCTGAATTACAAGACTTGGACTCGCCCCGCTAATTACATCTACTCGATTATGCCCAAAGGCACACCCAAGCCTCAAGTCGTAATTGCCGGTACTATCAAATTTGCAGCCCAGCCAAACCCTCAACAAACTTTGCTGCTGCGTCACCATTCTTTACCCTTGCAGCAACTGATCAAGGAAATGAATGTTTTCAGTAATAATGACATGGCACAGATGCTGGCAGACTCAGTGGGAGGCGCAACTGTAGTGCAATCAACAGCTGCCAACCTTGCAAGAGTCCCACAAACAGAAATTCAGCTAATAAATGGTTCTGGATTAGGGCCAGAAAATCGCATTTCCCCCAGAGCTGTTTGTGCAATGTTCATGGCTATTCAACGAGAAGCAGCTAACCATCAGTTGACATTGGCTGACTTATTTCCCATGTCTGGGTTCGATCACCGAGGAACACTACACGCTAGACACATCCCTGCTGCTACTGTAATTAAAACTGGTACTCTTCGTGATGTTAGTGCTTTAGCTGGAGTTATGCCCACACGCGATCGCGGTTTGGTCTGGTTTGCGATTATCAACCGGGGTACAAATGTATCCGGCTTCCGTAGTGGACAAGACAAATTACTGCAAAGTCTTGTACAACAGTTGCAAGTAGCCTCATCTGTTCCTGCTGATCTTACTCCCCACTCAGCCATTAACTCAGTACCCCAATTAGGTACAGCTAATCGTAATGAAATTTTGTACAGAAGTTAG